A stretch of Garra rufa chromosome 11, GarRuf1.0, whole genome shotgun sequence DNA encodes these proteins:
- the LOC141345398 gene encoding potassium/sodium hyperpolarization-activated cyclic nucleotide-gated channel 1-like, whose translation MSGSVEMSGNSSSGPVKTRFSALQDFLRGRRSVTVKENENEEKKEVKTCRWIIHPRSRIRHYYLMYMVILTFVNLITIPLDMAFSEDMIDSAHKYWVAFNVFSDIMFCLDVAINFQMGIFSDDGQAILDPKLIREDYFKSWLGPDLVAAFPVDIIIMIVEHFYHADTASLMASKLVRILMFARIFSMIRLLRVPKLLRFCFELESVSDIQLEEVKKLFRIFFMLLLIILVWHWNTCVQYFISLLEEFPPDGWVMQENIINATIGEKYSYSSFRAFSQLAWISTQSIQSPTRLAERWVAVVSMVIGYLLCFALITCLISTVGTMTTTGNEYKKKISQLQSSKMFKKLPRNLRQRTTAQYKWQYDKKNILDLVSKRLRKDIMADMCPNLLNKGSMFMTHDREFTEAILVKLEYELFNPEDIIIHQGAQADHMFFIEHGQVLMKNESFQMELCDGDHFGGGV comes from the exons ATGAGTGGCTCAGTCGAGATGAGTGGAAATAGCTCAAGTGGCCCGGTAAAAACACGGTTTTCGGCCCTTCAAGATTTCCTGAGAGGAAGACGATCGGTAACCGTTAAAGAGAACGAAAATGAAGAGAAAAAGGAAGTCAAAACCTGCAGATGGATAATACACCCCCGGAGTCGCATCAG GCATTACTATCTTATGTACATGGTGATCTTAACATTTGTGAACCTCATAACAATTCCTCTAGACATGGCATTTTCTGAGGATATGATTGATAGTGCCCACAAATACTGGGTGGCCTTCAATGTATTCTCAGACATCATGTTTTGTCTTGACGTGGCCATTAATTTTCAAATGGGGATTTTCAGTGACGACGGCCAG GCCATCCTGGATCCAAAATTAATTCGAGAGGACTATTTCAAATCTTGGCTTGGACCTGACCTGGTGGCTGCCTTTCCGGTTGACATTATCATTATGATTGTG GAGCACTTTTATCACGCTGACACCGCTTCACTGATGGCCTCCAAGCTGGTGCGGATACTCATGTTCGCCAGGATTTTCAGTATGATCCGTTTACTCCGCGTGCCGAAGCTTCTGAGATTCTGCTTTGAATTGGAAAGT gTCTCTGACATTCAGCTTGAAGAAGTCAAGAAGTTGTTCAGGATTTTCTTCATGCTCCTGTTGATAATCCTGGTTTGGCACTGGAACACATGCGTTCAGTACTTCATATCTCTCCTGGAGGAGTTTCCCCCAGACGGCTGGGTCATGCAAGAGAATATCATA AACGCCACGATCGGGGAAAAATACTCCTATTCTTCCTTCAGAGCTTTCTCTCAGCTGGCCTGGATTTCAACTCAATCGATTCAATCACCAACAC GTTTGGCAGAAAGGTGGGTGGCTGTTGTTAGCATGGTGATTGGatatttattgtgttttgctCTTATTACCTGCTTGATCTCAACAGTCGGGACCATGACTACAACTGGCAATGAATACAAAAAAAAG ATCAGTCAGCTGCAATCCTCCAAAATGTTCAAAAAGCTGCCTAGGAATTTGCGCCAACGCACCACGGCCCAATACAAGTGGCAGTACGATAAGAAGAACATCCTTGATTTGGTGTCAAAACGACTGAGAAAG GATATTATGGCAGATATGTGTCCCAACCTGCTGAACAAAGGCTCCATGTTCATGACACATGACAGAGAATTCACCGAAGCCATCTTGGTGAAGTTGGAGTACGAGTTATTCAACCCAGAAGACATCATCATTCATCAGGGCGCTCAGGCTGACCACATGTTCTTCATCGAGCACGGACAGGTGCTCATGAAGAACGAATCCTTCCAGATGGAGCTGTGTGATGGAGATCACTTTGGAGGTGGAGTATGA